One part of the Roseomonas gilardii genome encodes these proteins:
- a CDS encoding ABC transporter permease, whose protein sequence is MRPAARRVWGLMYRHLALYRHSWPRVLELAYWPILQILLWGFTSRWLAERGALGPDAGTGALIGGALIGGVLLWEVALRAQMGFSLTFLEEIWSRNLGHLFVSPLRPREMLAALMAMSLLRTLVALIPAAALAWLLYGFDVLALGPVLVLFFAALMLMGWAISLAVVAMILRHGAGAESLAWSLLFGLAPFAAVFYPVSALPEWVRPLSWALPAAHVFEGMRAALLDGHIAWGHLAAAFGLDALWLAAMGWVFLDQFRRARASGALVSIGE, encoded by the coding sequence ATGCGCCCCGCCGCCCGCCGGGTCTGGGGGCTGATGTACCGGCACCTTGCCCTCTACCGCCATTCCTGGCCGCGCGTGCTGGAACTGGCCTACTGGCCGATCCTGCAGATCCTGCTCTGGGGCTTCACCAGCCGCTGGCTGGCGGAACGCGGCGCGCTGGGGCCGGATGCCGGCACCGGGGCGCTGATCGGCGGCGCATTGATTGGCGGCGTGCTGCTGTGGGAGGTCGCGCTGCGGGCCCAGATGGGCTTCTCGCTCACCTTCCTGGAGGAGATCTGGTCCCGCAACCTGGGCCATCTCTTCGTTTCCCCGCTGCGGCCGCGGGAGATGCTGGCGGCGCTGATGGCCATGTCGCTGCTGCGCACGCTGGTGGCGCTGATCCCGGCCGCGGCGCTGGCCTGGCTGCTCTACGGCTTCGACGTGCTCGCCCTCGGGCCGGTGCTGGTGCTGTTCTTCGCGGCGCTGATGCTGATGGGCTGGGCCATCTCGCTCGCCGTGGTGGCGATGATCCTGCGCCACGGCGCCGGGGCGGAAAGCCTCGCCTGGTCGCTGCTCTTCGGCCTCGCCCCCTTCGCGGCGGTGTTCTACCCGGTCTCCGCGCTGCCGGAATGGGTGCGCCCGCTCTCCTGGGCCCTGCCCGCCGCCCATGTCTTCGAGGGGATGCGCGCCGCCCTGCTGGACGGGCACATCGCCTGGGGCCATCTCGCCGCCGCCTTCGGGCTCGACGCGCTCTGGCTCGCGGCGATGGGCTGGGTCTTCCTCGACCAGTTCCGCCGCGCCCGCGCCAGCGGCGCCCTGGTCAGCATCGGCGAATAG
- a CDS encoding ABC transporter ATP-binding protein — MEHAIAADQLTKRYGEALAVDALSFAMPRGATWGLLGGNGAGKSTTIAMLLGLLLPSAGRVRVLGRDMAGDRFAALARMNFSSPYVALPHRLTVRENLQVYAHLYDVPRAGRRIAELAEELMLGEFLDRPAGQLSAGQKTRAALAKSLINRPELLLLDEPTASLDPDTADWVRTRLERYRAESGCAILLASHNMAEVERLCAHVLMLRRGRLVDQGSPEELLRRYGREDLEQVFLDIARGTAREAA, encoded by the coding sequence ATGGAACACGCCATCGCCGCCGACCAGCTCACCAAGCGCTATGGGGAGGCCCTGGCGGTGGACGCGCTGAGCTTCGCCATGCCACGCGGCGCCACCTGGGGCCTGCTCGGCGGCAACGGCGCCGGGAAGAGCACCACCATCGCCATGTTGCTGGGCCTGCTGCTGCCCAGCGCCGGGAGGGTCCGGGTGCTGGGCCGCGACATGGCGGGGGATCGTTTCGCCGCCCTGGCGCGGATGAACTTCTCCTCCCCCTATGTCGCCCTGCCGCACCGGCTGACGGTGCGGGAGAACCTGCAGGTCTATGCCCATCTCTACGACGTGCCGCGCGCCGGGCGGCGCATCGCGGAACTGGCGGAGGAGCTGATGCTGGGCGAGTTCCTCGACCGCCCGGCGGGGCAGCTCTCGGCCGGGCAGAAGACCCGCGCCGCCCTGGCCAAGTCGCTGATCAACCGCCCCGAGCTTCTCCTGCTCGACGAGCCGACGGCGAGCCTGGACCCCGACACGGCCGACTGGGTGCGGACGCGGCTGGAGCGCTACCGGGCGGAAAGCGGCTGCGCCATCCTGCTCGCCTCCCACAACATGGCGGAGGTCGAGCGCCTCTGCGCCCATGTGCTGATGCTCCGGCGCGGCCGGCTGGTGGACCAGGGCTCGCCGGAGGAGCTGCTGCGACGCTATGGGCGGGAGGATCTGGAGCAGGTCTTCCTGGACATCGCGCGCGGCACGGCGCGGGAGGCCGCCTGA
- the rfaE1 gene encoding D-glycero-beta-D-manno-heptose-7-phosphate kinase: MNGHLPESPVSHDLAEAVRSLKRASVLVVGDAMLDRFVYGRVARVSPEAPIPVLTVDREVAMPGGAGNVVRNLTALGTPTAFLSVVGDDQAGSDLTALIGGQSGVEPWLLVQGGRATTTKTRFVAQGQQLLRADHENPEPIQPRLAERMLRIAQDTIAATRVMVLSDYRKGVLAGDIPQRLIAASKAAGRKVVVDPKGLDYGVYAGADLVTPNRNELRLATGRSIESEGALVDAAQSLRLQHGFGAVLVTRAEDGMTLVQADGVQHFPAEAPEVYDVSGAGDTVVAVVAAAMAAGLPLEVGARLANIAAGIVVGKVGTAVAREDDILDALKPERGTLRKVVSRTAAAEQAERWRQRGYRVGFTNGCFDLLHPGHVHLLEQARSWCDRLVVGVNSDASVSRLKGPTRPIQGEAARAAVLASLATVDLVAVFEEDTPTELIRLIRPDVLVKGADYTVDQVVGGDLVQEWGGEVKLAELLPGNSTTATVARIKG, translated from the coding sequence ATGAACGGCCACCTGCCGGAATCTCCGGTTTCCCACGACCTCGCGGAGGCCGTGCGTAGTCTCAAGCGCGCTTCGGTCCTCGTGGTGGGCGACGCGATGCTGGACCGCTTCGTCTATGGTCGCGTGGCCCGGGTCTCGCCCGAGGCGCCGATCCCCGTGCTCACCGTGGACCGGGAGGTCGCCATGCCCGGCGGCGCCGGGAACGTGGTGCGCAACCTGACGGCGCTCGGCACGCCCACCGCCTTCCTGTCCGTGGTCGGCGACGACCAGGCCGGATCGGACCTGACCGCGCTGATCGGCGGGCAGAGCGGGGTGGAGCCCTGGCTGCTGGTGCAGGGGGGGCGCGCCACCACCACCAAGACCCGCTTCGTGGCGCAGGGGCAGCAGCTCCTGCGCGCCGACCACGAGAATCCCGAGCCGATCCAGCCGCGCCTCGCCGAGCGAATGCTGCGGATCGCCCAGGACACCATCGCCGCGACGCGGGTGATGGTACTCTCCGACTACCGGAAGGGGGTGCTGGCCGGGGATATCCCGCAGCGCCTGATCGCCGCCTCCAAGGCCGCCGGGCGGAAGGTCGTGGTGGACCCCAAGGGGCTGGACTACGGCGTCTATGCCGGGGCGGACCTGGTGACGCCGAATCGCAACGAGCTCCGCCTCGCCACCGGCCGCTCGATCGAGAGCGAGGGCGCGCTGGTGGATGCCGCCCAGTCCCTGCGTCTGCAGCACGGCTTCGGCGCCGTGCTCGTGACCCGGGCCGAGGATGGCATGACGCTGGTGCAGGCGGACGGGGTGCAGCATTTCCCCGCCGAGGCGCCGGAGGTCTATGACGTCTCGGGTGCCGGGGACACGGTGGTGGCGGTGGTGGCCGCCGCCATGGCCGCGGGCCTGCCGCTGGAGGTGGGCGCCCGGCTGGCGAACATCGCCGCCGGAATCGTGGTCGGCAAGGTCGGCACCGCCGTGGCGCGGGAGGACGACATCCTCGATGCGCTGAAACCCGAGCGGGGCACGCTGCGCAAGGTGGTCTCGCGCACCGCCGCGGCCGAGCAGGCAGAGCGCTGGCGGCAGAGGGGATACCGGGTCGGCTTCACCAATGGCTGCTTCGACCTGCTGCATCCCGGCCATGTCCACCTGCTGGAGCAGGCGCGCTCCTGGTGCGACCGGCTGGTGGTGGGGGTGAACTCCGACGCCTCGGTGAGCCGCCTCAAAGGGCCGACGCGCCCGATCCAGGGGGAGGCGGCGCGCGCCGCCGTGCTGGCCTCGCTGGCTACGGTGGATCTCGTCGCGGTCTTCGAGGAGGACACGCCCACCGAGCTGATCCGCCTGATCCGCCCGGACGTGCTGGTGAAGGGCGCCGACTACACGGTCGATCAGGTGGTGGGCGGCGACCTGGTCCAGGAATGGGGCGGCGAGGTGAAGCTCGCGGAACTGCTGCCCGGCAATTCCACCACCGCCACGGTGGCGCGCATCAAGGGCTGA
- a CDS encoding glycosyltransferase family 8 protein: protein MEKIPVLFCADARYFPYMAATMASLLSSNPDNAFRLIVCSTERNVASEQQIARFVGEHRNATVEFVCFDLQQVKTNLPVSKHITVSAYLRLFVTEFLDPSVEKVVYLDSDIIVRDDIRALWETPLDDAYLAAVPEPYKAYHPGFDKDDTYYNSGVLVVNVRKWREDNVLPALLTFTVENAEHLTAHDQDVINNVFRDRITSVPSCWNFQPNFADFSAAEMGLSEEEFQELRRAPKIIHYTGSSKPWFYMQEPHYKSWYHEAARLTPWARPPADQTMSNVIRKALRLKKLKERANWHFPHLCRAARTMLGRRSRVNVDPAIG, encoded by the coding sequence TTGGAGAAGATCCCGGTCCTGTTCTGTGCCGATGCGCGGTACTTCCCCTACATGGCTGCCACCATGGCCTCGCTGCTGTCCAGCAATCCGGACAACGCGTTCCGTCTGATCGTCTGCTCGACGGAACGCAACGTGGCGAGCGAGCAGCAGATCGCGCGCTTCGTGGGGGAACACCGGAACGCGACCGTGGAGTTCGTGTGCTTCGACCTGCAGCAGGTGAAGACCAACCTGCCGGTCAGCAAGCACATCACCGTCTCCGCCTACCTGCGCCTCTTCGTCACGGAATTCCTCGACCCCTCGGTCGAGAAGGTCGTCTATCTCGACAGCGACATCATCGTCCGCGACGACATCCGGGCGCTCTGGGAAACCCCGCTGGACGATGCCTACCTCGCGGCCGTGCCCGAGCCCTACAAGGCCTATCACCCGGGCTTCGACAAGGACGATACCTACTACAACTCCGGCGTGCTGGTGGTGAATGTGCGGAAGTGGCGTGAGGACAACGTCCTGCCCGCCCTGCTGACCTTCACCGTGGAGAATGCCGAGCATCTGACCGCGCATGACCAGGACGTGATCAACAACGTCTTCCGCGACCGGATCACCTCCGTCCCGTCCTGCTGGAACTTCCAGCCCAATTTCGCGGATTTCTCGGCCGCGGAGATGGGATTGTCCGAGGAGGAGTTCCAGGAACTCCGTCGCGCACCCAAGATCATCCACTATACCGGCAGCTCGAAGCCCTGGTTCTACATGCAGGAGCCCCACTACAAGAGCTGGTACCACGAGGCCGCGCGCCTCACCCCCTGGGCGCGCCCTCCGGCCGACCAGACGATGAGCAACGTCATCCGCAAGGCCCTGCGGCTGAAGAAGCTCAAGGAGCGCGCCAACTGGCACTTCCCGCATCTCTGCCGCGCCGCCCGCACCATGCTGGGCCGCCGCAGCCGGGTGAACGTGGATCCGGCGATCGGCTGA
- the dgt gene encoding dGTP triphosphohydrolase gives MHWITLLDTRRLGPGSMSQEELFPGDDEPDGNPFQTDGDRIVFSRPFRRLQQKTQAHPLPFNAHVRNRLVHTLEVAAVGRSLGYAVGVRLGEELRATGRSADDLGYLVHAICLAHDIGNPPFGHAGEEVIAAWMSRWLREVGEGSGLELDPDLAYFDGNAQGFRVLTRADGHRGGGGLRLTVATLGGFLKYPWEAGDPRAARDGVQGVKFNVFATERGIFEEVRNACHLSGPLPRHPAVWLMEAADDIVYTLADLEDALELGILRFADYAAIVAPLAEISMARLEREADEGGRVTLLRTLATRRLLRAVAEVFMAHRQTILAGDLRPGESLTRLMGPVAPALFDALGIAARRTEEVIYFNARKVEFEIGAHDVLGKALSVFVPACLAFARANGDAAKLNLRERQALSLLLDYHPRPGMSVSEVMRCAVDFVAGMTDSYASWLAAKLRGLDTRV, from the coding sequence TTGCACTGGATCACGCTGCTGGACACGCGACGCCTGGGGCCCGGCAGCATGTCGCAGGAAGAGCTTTTCCCTGGCGACGACGAGCCGGACGGCAATCCCTTCCAGACGGATGGCGACCGGATCGTCTTCTCGCGGCCCTTCCGGCGCCTCCAGCAGAAGACCCAGGCCCATCCGTTGCCCTTCAACGCGCATGTGCGCAACCGGTTGGTGCATACGCTGGAGGTCGCGGCGGTCGGCCGTTCCCTGGGTTATGCGGTCGGCGTCCGGCTGGGGGAGGAACTGCGGGCCACCGGCCGCTCGGCGGACGACCTGGGTTATCTCGTCCATGCCATCTGCCTCGCCCATGACATCGGCAACCCGCCTTTCGGCCATGCCGGAGAGGAGGTGATCGCCGCCTGGATGAGCCGCTGGCTGCGGGAGGTGGGGGAGGGGAGCGGGCTGGAGCTCGATCCGGACCTCGCCTATTTCGACGGCAATGCCCAGGGCTTCCGGGTCCTCACCCGGGCGGACGGGCATCGTGGCGGCGGCGGGCTGCGGCTGACCGTGGCGACGCTGGGCGGCTTCCTGAAATACCCCTGGGAGGCCGGGGACCCGCGCGCCGCCCGTGACGGCGTGCAGGGGGTGAAGTTCAACGTCTTCGCCACGGAGCGCGGCATCTTCGAGGAGGTGCGCAACGCCTGCCACCTGTCCGGCCCGCTGCCGCGCCACCCCGCAGTCTGGCTGATGGAGGCGGCGGACGACATCGTCTACACCCTGGCCGACCTGGAGGACGCGCTGGAGCTCGGCATCCTGCGCTTCGCCGACTATGCCGCCATCGTCGCGCCGCTGGCCGAGATCTCCATGGCCCGGCTGGAGCGTGAGGCGGACGAGGGCGGCCGCGTGACCCTGCTGCGTACCCTGGCCACCCGGCGCCTGCTGCGCGCGGTGGCGGAGGTCTTCATGGCGCACCGGCAGACCATCCTGGCCGGAGATCTGCGGCCCGGGGAGAGCCTGACCCGGCTGATGGGTCCGGTGGCGCCGGCACTCTTCGACGCGCTCGGCATCGCCGCGCGGCGGACCGAGGAGGTCATCTATTTCAACGCCCGCAAGGTGGAGTTCGAGATCGGCGCCCATGACGTGCTGGGCAAGGCGCTGAGCGTCTTCGTGCCCGCCTGCCTGGCCTTCGCCCGTGCCAATGGCGATGCGGCGAAGCTGAACCTGCGGGAGCGCCAAGCCCTTTCGCTGCTGCTCGACTACCACCCCCGTCCGGGGATGAGCGTCAGCGAGGTGATGCGCTGCGCCGTCGATTTCGTGGCGGGGATGACCGACAGCTACGCCTCCTGGCTGGCGGCCAAGCTGCGGGGGCTCGACACGCGGGTCTGA
- a CDS encoding N-acetylmuramoyl-L-alanine amidase family protein: MDGQTGRRGFLRFGLSMLAMGLGGASIAGRALAEAVALRADGNGARLTLPLGPTERWRLTATARPARLRLYLPGGWKGPSRIAGAGPVRGGRWDARSGSLLLDLEGPVAAPGVDRQGGSLTLTVRPGSSAGFARLARSRTLAEGGPAAARRSLPVVVLDPGHGGKDPGTIGVAGTYEKRVVLATAHELRKRLEAKGLCRVVMTRSNDTFIPLAGRVEFARKRNAALFMSMHADSAPGARGASVYTLSDRATDALSAGLAKRENAADAAAGLHLPPVSPEVARILMSLVRQETRQGSDQMAQFVVGSLRGDVPLLPNTHRQAAFAVLKAPDIPSVLVEMGFLSNAADETALNRPAHRAKLASALADAVHRFIANRTA, encoded by the coding sequence ATGGATGGACAGACTGGCCGGCGCGGCTTCCTGCGCTTCGGCCTTTCGATGCTGGCGATGGGGCTCGGGGGGGCTTCCATCGCCGGACGGGCGCTGGCGGAGGCCGTGGCCTTGCGCGCCGATGGAAACGGGGCACGGCTCACCCTGCCTCTGGGGCCCACTGAGCGATGGCGGCTGACCGCCACCGCGCGGCCGGCCCGGCTGCGCCTCTATTTGCCGGGCGGGTGGAAGGGCCCCAGCCGGATCGCCGGTGCCGGCCCCGTGCGGGGCGGGCGCTGGGATGCCCGTTCCGGTTCCCTGCTGCTGGACCTGGAAGGGCCGGTGGCCGCTCCGGGCGTGGACCGGCAGGGCGGCAGCCTGACGCTGACCGTCCGGCCCGGCAGCAGCGCCGGCTTCGCCCGCCTGGCGCGGAGCCGCACGCTGGCGGAAGGCGGTCCCGCGGCCGCGCGGCGCAGCCTGCCGGTGGTGGTGCTGGACCCCGGCCATGGCGGCAAGGACCCGGGCACGATCGGCGTCGCGGGCACCTATGAGAAGCGCGTGGTGCTGGCGACGGCGCACGAGTTGCGCAAGCGGCTGGAAGCGAAGGGGCTGTGCCGGGTGGTGATGACCCGCTCGAACGACACGTTCATCCCCCTGGCCGGGCGGGTCGAATTCGCCCGCAAGCGCAATGCCGCGCTGTTCATGTCCATGCATGCGGACAGCGCGCCGGGGGCACGGGGTGCCAGCGTCTATACCCTCTCGGACCGGGCCACGGATGCGCTCTCGGCCGGGCTGGCAAAGCGGGAGAACGCGGCGGACGCGGCCGCGGGCCTGCATCTCCCCCCCGTCTCGCCGGAGGTGGCGCGTATCCTGATGAGCCTCGTGCGGCAGGAGACGCGGCAGGGTTCGGACCAGATGGCGCAGTTCGTGGTCGGCTCGCTGCGGGGCGACGTGCCCTTGCTGCCCAACACGCACCGGCAGGCAGCCTTCGCCGTGCTGAAGGCGCCGGACATCCCGTCGGTGCTGGTGGAGATGGGCTTTCTCAGCAATGCCGCCGACGAGACGGCGCTGAACCGGCCGGCGCACCGCGCCAAGCTGGCCAGCGCCCTGGCCGATGCCGTGCATCGCTTCATCGCCAACCGGACGGCCTGA
- a CDS encoding acyltransferase family protein: MATAENPAPRPKLRLDYLDALRGLAALAVGYFHMAMSIREQGLPLSPGEAPVMDLLTLGLDLGKAAVVLFFTISGFIVPISLSRGGHAPVRRFLFSRFFRLYPLYWLALALCLLVSLLQAHDWPLRTILANLTMVQGFMGFPDINGVAWTLQIEMVFYVLCLGLFLSGRLDSVQSQFLAVMAFLAAGLALAVLRYMLVLKLPVALPLALSVMFFGCLWRGYVIEDRADARRASFRALLAFAVLLPPICLLAYNHDFGYNETWWRYLVTYFVSLGLFALCTTVLRMNLRPLAWLGAVSYSIYLLQSPIWGLTSILGLAPFPIPYGAHLYIAVVMGITVGISALTYYWVEKPMISLGRRLADSMPRRRDAPAVAMADNTM, translated from the coding sequence ATGGCGACAGCGGAAAACCCTGCCCCGCGCCCGAAGCTGCGTCTGGACTATCTGGACGCCCTGCGCGGACTGGCGGCGCTTGCGGTCGGCTATTTCCACATGGCCATGTCGATCCGCGAGCAGGGCCTGCCCCTGTCGCCCGGCGAGGCGCCGGTGATGGACCTGCTCACCCTGGGCCTGGACCTGGGCAAGGCGGCGGTGGTGCTGTTCTTCACCATCAGCGGCTTCATCGTGCCGATCAGCCTGTCCCGCGGTGGCCATGCCCCCGTGCGCCGCTTCCTGTTCAGCCGCTTCTTCCGCCTCTACCCGCTCTACTGGCTCGCCCTGGCCCTGTGCCTGCTGGTGTCGCTGCTGCAGGCCCATGACTGGCCCCTGCGGACCATCCTGGCCAACCTGACCATGGTCCAGGGCTTCATGGGCTTCCCGGACATCAACGGTGTCGCCTGGACCCTGCAGATCGAGATGGTCTTCTACGTCCTCTGCCTGGGGCTTTTCCTCAGCGGCCGGCTGGATTCCGTCCAGTCCCAGTTCCTGGCGGTGATGGCCTTCCTTGCCGCCGGGCTCGCCCTGGCGGTGCTGCGCTACATGCTGGTGCTCAAGCTGCCCGTGGCCCTGCCGCTGGCGCTCTCGGTGATGTTCTTCGGCTGCCTCTGGCGCGGCTATGTGATCGAGGACCGCGCGGATGCGCGGCGCGCCTCCTTCCGGGCGCTGCTGGCCTTCGCCGTGCTGCTGCCGCCGATCTGCCTCCTCGCCTACAACCACGACTTCGGCTACAACGAGACGTGGTGGCGGTATCTGGTCACCTATTTCGTGAGCCTGGGCCTTTTCGCCCTCTGCACCACCGTCCTGCGCATGAACCTGCGGCCGCTCGCCTGGCTCGGCGCGGTCAGCTACTCGATCTACCTGCTGCAGTCGCCGATCTGGGGCCTCACCTCGATCCTGGGCCTGGCCCCCTTCCCCATCCCCTATGGCGCGCATCTCTACATCGCCGTGGTGATGGGCATCACCGTGGGGATCAGCGCCCTCACCTATTACTGGGTCGAGAAGCCGATGATCTCCCTCGGCCGTCGCCTCGCGGACAGCATGCCGCGCCGCCGCGACGCACCGGCCGTGGCCATGGCCGACAACACGATGTGA
- a CDS encoding penicillin-binding protein 1A — MSDDSQRERAPLSGDAPQQDGRDGRPRPGRDRRARRDARQARPRHRWLRRILGGIVALALVGVVVGGIAAFALWQTAAKDLPDYKWLADYQPPQMSRIYASDSQLMAELALERRVFVPIEAIPPLLQQAFISAEDQNFRSHGGVDLLAIARAAVTNLEQMGSGRRAVGASTITQQVAKNMLVGNDRTMLRKIREAILANRIESAMSKDRILEIYLNEIFLGQQSYGVASAAWNYFNKSLSDLSIGEMAFLGALPKAPNNYNPVRYPEAAKARRDWVIDRMAEDGAITRDQAEQAKREPIRPPNRGRPEVLAVGRYFTEEVRRELLARFGDEQTTMGGLVVRTSLEPKLQQATEDALRRGLLEYDRRRGGWRGPVTQISAAASEWMPALEALPRPAGLMPEWRQAVVLDVKDREARVAWLERPPGSQASQPRQATLNFSDVSGWARAVNAQGRIGAAPRRMADVVKAGDVVMVEPAGNGRAQLRQVPQVEGAAVALDPATGRVLAMTGGFSFDKSVFNRATQAMRQPGSSFKPFVYLPALEMGIPPNQQLLDAPLEIMTPQGPWRPGNYSGRASGGYVTMRTALEKSLNLPTVRMAQEIGMDKVADSAARFGVIQNMPRVLAMSLGAGETTVLHMAGAYAAFVNGGRQVTPTLIDSVQDRLGRAVWRNNIRSCAGCDADISAGPPVLKDERKQIADPIAAYQMVNILTGVVERGTGTAAGKGLDRPVGGKSGTTNDFRDNWFVGFTPDIVVAVWMGFDDSRSLGNGEAGGGNAAPIVHDILAAALKDSPPVPFRAPPGVALVRMTDFNGAPITEAFRPGTENSARAPLGGGGGGSGDPPTASAVDSSLGGLY, encoded by the coding sequence ATGAGTGATGACAGCCAACGGGAGCGCGCTCCCCTGAGCGGCGACGCCCCGCAGCAGGATGGCCGGGACGGGCGCCCGCGGCCCGGCCGGGACAGGCGCGCGCGCCGCGACGCACGGCAGGCCCGGCCGCGTCACCGCTGGCTGCGCCGCATCCTCGGCGGCATCGTGGCGCTGGCCCTGGTCGGCGTCGTGGTGGGCGGCATCGCCGCCTTCGCGCTCTGGCAGACGGCCGCCAAGGACCTGCCGGACTACAAGTGGCTGGCGGACTACCAGCCGCCGCAGATGAGCCGGATCTATGCCTCGGACAGCCAGCTCATGGCGGAGCTGGCGCTGGAGCGCCGGGTCTTCGTGCCGATCGAGGCGATCCCGCCGCTGCTGCAGCAGGCCTTCATCTCGGCCGAGGACCAGAATTTCCGCAGCCATGGCGGCGTCGATCTGCTCGCCATCGCCCGGGCTGCGGTCACCAACCTGGAGCAGATGGGTTCCGGCCGGCGGGCCGTGGGCGCCTCGACCATCACCCAGCAGGTCGCCAAGAACATGCTGGTCGGCAACGACCGCACCATGCTGCGCAAGATCCGCGAGGCCATCCTGGCCAACCGGATCGAATCCGCCATGTCCAAGGACCGCATCCTGGAGATCTACCTGAACGAGATCTTCCTGGGGCAGCAGTCCTATGGCGTGGCCTCCGCCGCCTGGAACTATTTCAACAAGAGCCTGAGCGACCTCAGCATCGGCGAGATGGCCTTCCTGGGCGCGCTGCCGAAGGCGCCGAACAACTACAACCCGGTGCGCTATCCGGAGGCCGCCAAGGCCCGGCGCGACTGGGTGATCGACCGCATGGCCGAGGACGGCGCCATCACCCGCGACCAGGCGGAGCAGGCCAAGCGGGAGCCGATCCGTCCGCCGAACCGCGGCCGCCCCGAGGTCCTGGCCGTGGGCCGCTACTTCACCGAGGAGGTGCGGCGGGAACTGCTGGCCCGCTTCGGCGACGAGCAGACGACCATGGGTGGGCTCGTGGTCCGCACCTCTCTGGAGCCGAAGCTGCAGCAGGCGACCGAGGACGCTCTACGCCGGGGCCTGCTGGAGTATGACCGGCGCCGGGGCGGCTGGCGCGGCCCCGTCACCCAGATCTCCGCCGCGGCCTCGGAATGGATGCCGGCGCTGGAGGCGCTGCCCCGCCCCGCCGGGCTGATGCCGGAATGGCGGCAGGCCGTGGTGCTGGACGTGAAGGATCGCGAGGCCCGGGTCGCCTGGCTGGAGCGCCCGCCGGGCAGCCAGGCGTCGCAGCCGCGCCAGGCCACGCTGAACTTCTCCGATGTCAGCGGCTGGGCCCGGGCGGTGAACGCCCAGGGCCGGATCGGCGCCGCGCCGCGCCGCATGGCGGATGTGGTGAAGGCGGGCGACGTCGTGATGGTGGAGCCCGCCGGCAACGGCCGCGCACAGCTGCGCCAGGTGCCGCAGGTCGAGGGCGCCGCCGTGGCGCTCGACCCGGCGACGGGGCGCGTGCTGGCCATGACCGGCGGCTTCTCCTTCGACAAGTCGGTGTTCAACCGCGCCACCCAGGCGATGCGGCAGCCGGGCTCCTCCTTCAAGCCCTTCGTCTATCTGCCGGCGCTGGAGATGGGCATCCCGCCGAACCAGCAGCTGCTGGACGCGCCGCTGGAGATCATGACGCCGCAGGGCCCCTGGCGGCCGGGCAACTATTCCGGCCGGGCCTCGGGCGGCTATGTCACGATGCGGACGGCACTGGAGAAGTCGCTGAACCTGCCGACCGTGCGCATGGCGCAGGAGATCGGCATGGACAAGGTGGCCGATTCCGCCGCGCGCTTCGGGGTCATCCAGAACATGCCGCGCGTGCTGGCCATGTCGCTCGGCGCCGGGGAGACCACGGTGCTGCACATGGCCGGCGCCTATGCCGCCTTCGTCAATGGCGGGCGGCAGGTGACGCCGACCCTGATCGACAGCGTGCAGGACCGGCTGGGCCGGGCGGTCTGGCGCAACAACATCCGTTCCTGCGCCGGCTGCGACGCCGACATCTCCGCCGGCCCGCCGGTGCTGAAGGACGAGCGCAAGCAGATCGCCGACCCGATCGCCGCCTATCAGATGGTGAACATCCTGACCGGCGTGGTCGAGCGCGGGACCGGCACGGCCGCCGGCAAGGGGCTGGACCGGCCGGTGGGCGGCAAGTCGGGCACCACCAACGACTTCCGCGACAACTGGTTCGTGGGCTTCACCCCGGACATCGTCGTGGCGGTGTGGATGGGCTTCGACGACAGCCGCTCGCTCGGCAATGGCGAGGCCGGTGGCGGCAATGCCGCGCCGATCGTGCACGACATCCTGGCCGCGGCGCTGAAGGACAGCCCGCCGGTGCCCTTCCGCGCCCCGCCCGGCGTAGCGCTGGTGCGGATGACGGATTTCAATGGCGCGCCGATCACCGAGGCCTTCCGCCCCGGCACCGAGAACAGCGCCCGGGCGCCGCTGGGCGGCGGCGGCGGGGGCAGCGGAGACCCGCCCACCGCTTCCGCCGTGGACAGCAGCCTGGGCGGGCTCTACTAG